Proteins co-encoded in one Cydia strobilella chromosome 14, ilCydStro3.1, whole genome shotgun sequence genomic window:
- the LOC134747459 gene encoding uncharacterized protein LOC134747459 — protein sequence MKKRADHILQMVINDKQNEKIDKENVPSSPSIIEDTPPRDQKQNWTNLLQIRSSNVCESIAENNADQSVVNDVPHLKSPRTRSSSSSSSSSSSSSSSDSTSSSSTSSSSSSNKSNTCAPVPSTDVGRRAAAVCKPNDHASPINTDESDVDLSDNDPTFLGVNRNNCLIPASSSSSTSSCSSPKLDNDVPLVEDVEEQSNTEKSRKRKRNGSAWKQNMAKKLRNSGQAYKSVSKSKKVIPARSMKPVCNCRLKCSDNIGDADRSSLFDNYWNLPDLEVQRAYIRACITEINPKYKYTNSEKPRMPNNAFYFTVNDGKIRVCKKYFINTLDISDRQIRTVKKKTNVHGTVESDQHSSSNYD from the exons atgaagaAAAGAGCTGACCACATACTCCAAATGGTGATCAATGACAAACAAAATGAG aaaattgaCAAAGAGAACGTGCCCTCCAGTCCGTCCATAATAGAGGATACACCACCACGTGACCAAAAACAGAACTGGACCAATTTGTTACAGATTAGATCTTCAAAT gtATGCGAATCTATTGCCGAAAATAACGCAGACCAGAGTGTAGTAAATGACGTACCTCATTTAAAAAGCCCACGTACTAGAAGTTCAAGTTCTAGTAGCTCATCATCAAGCAGTAGTTCGTCGTCTGATAGCACCTCGTCATCGAGTACTTCCAGTTCATCAAGTTCCAACAAATCAAACACTTGTGCTCCAGTTCCTAGTACTGATGTGGGACGGCGAGCAGCAGCGGTGTGTAAGCCAAATGATCATGCCTCTCCAATAAATACCGACGAAAGTGATGTAGACTTGAGCGACAATGATCCAACCTTTTTAGGTGTAAATAGGAATAATTGCTTAATACCGGCTTCAAGCTCTTCGTCAACTTCAAGTTGTTCTTCACCTAAACTTGACAATGACGTCCCTTTGGTGGAAGATGTAGAGGAGCAATCGAATACCGAGAAATCCAGAAAACGCAAAAGAAATGGAAGTGCATGGAAACAAAACATGGCTAAAAAATTACGAAACAGCGGTCAAGCCTATAAATCGGTTTCTAAATCAAAAAAGGTAATACCAGCACGAAGCATGAAGCCAGTTTGTAACTGCAGACTAAAATGTTCAGATAACATTGGAGATGCTGACAGATCATCGTTGTTCGACAATTATTGGAATTTACCTGATTTAGAAGTGCAACGTGCTTATATAAGGGCTTGTATTACGGAAATAAATCCCAAATATAAATACACAAATTCTGAAAAACCACGAATGCCTAATaacgcattttattttacagttaaTGACGGCAAAATTCGTGTATGTAAGAAGTACTTTATTAATACTTTGGACATTTCTGATCGGCAAATTAGgacagtgaaaaaaaaaactaacgtgCATGGTACCGTGGAATCCGATCAAC ATTCCAGTTCAAATTATGATTAA
- the LOC134747090 gene encoding uncharacterized protein LOC134747090: MPNNYKRKTDRGEVSIEIYKLAAEEVTLRGKSLRDAAKSYNLNYSSLYRFLQKKKKNNDMPVTMGYVHNSIFTPEEEQTLAEYFVNCAAANYGLSTKDARRLAYQLAKKYNKKFPPTWESNEMAGEVWLRLYMQRHPSLSLRAPQATSLARATSFNEANVKLFFDNYTQLLDKHKFSASDIWNMDETGVTTVQKPNRVIARRGDKQVSAMTSAERGTLVTVALAVNAIGNHLPPMFIFPRKRFQDHFIRDGPVGSVGSGNASGWMQEEDFHVFLQHFHGHARSSPDKKALLILDNHSSHVAVNNITFCKDNGIVLLTFPPHCTHKLQPLDRAVFGPLKKAINTSADSWMRTNPARTMTIYDVPGIVKTAMDVAVTGRNITSGFSACGIWPLNPNIFTAQDFLPSQVTDRPLNEMHPRATENQGAETRPTLADLVASTSTNSAPDETSVPRNSTVLEHDSPLPQPTHSRHANMPTPPPVVDATQLNHEPEETVSSMSESGVDTSAARPNHELGEPIPSGSNVTASDKTPVKIFTPEIIRPLPKALPRKCTQNRRKVKSAILTDTPEKEALEAIEANRKLKNVKKRVLNDSKQLNITSNKKKATNQNKRPTKNKKKQTRKSDSENDDDDCLCLCCLESYKNSRPNEEWVQCMECKGWAHAECTKVNLYFVDV; encoded by the coding sequence atgcCGAACAATTACAAGCGCAAGACGGATAGAGGCGAAGTAAGCatcgaaatatataaattggCCGCCGAGGAGGTTACTTTGAGAGGAAAAAGTCTTCGAGATGCTGCAAAATCGTATAACTTAAATTATTCTTCGTTGTACCGtttccttcagaaaaaaaagaagaacAATGACATGCCTGTCACAATGGGGTATGTACATAACTCTATATTTACTCCTGAGGAAGAACAAACATTGGCCgaatattttgtaaattgtgCAGCAGCTAATTATGGACTGAGTACTAAAGATGCCAGGCGACTGGCTTATCAACTCGCTAAAAAGTACAATAAGAAATTTCCGCCTACTTGGGAAAGCAATGAGATGGCAGGAGAAGTATGGTTGAGGCTTTATATGCAACGTCATCCTTCACTCTCTTTGCGAGCTCCTCAAGCGACCAGCCTTGCTAGGGCCACCAGCTTCAACGAAGCAAATGTGAAATTGTTTTTCGACAATTACACGCAGCTGTTGGATAAGCATAAATTTTCAGCCTCTGATATTTGGAATATGGACGAAACAGGTGTTACAACAGTCCAAAAACCCAATAGAGTCATCGCTCGCAGAGGGGACAAACAAGTTAGCGCGATGACATCAGCCGAGAGAGGAACGTTAGTAACAGTGGCCCTAGCTGTAAATGCTATAGGAAATCATCTCCCGCCAATGTTTATATTCCCCAGAAAGCGATTTCAGGATCACTTCATACGGGATGGACCAGTTGGTAGCGTAGGGTCTGGTAACGCCTCGGGATGGATGCAAGAAGAGGATTTTCATGTTTTTCTGCAACATTTTCACGGGCATGCTCGGTCGTCACCCGATAAAAAAGCGTTGTTGATTCTCGACAATCACAGCTCTCACGTCGCCGTGAATAACATTACATTCTGCAAGGATAACGGGATAGTATTGTTAACATTTCCCCCACACTGCACGCATAAGTTGCAACCCTTAGATCGTGCTGTATTCGGCCCATTGAAAAAAGCAATAAATACCTCTGCAGATAGCTGGATGCGCACCAACCCAGCAAGAACGATGACGATATATGATGTGCCTGGAATAGTAAAAACAGCCATGGATGTTGCAGTCACAGGAAGAAATATAACGTCAGGTTTTTCAGCATGTGGTATCTGGCCCTTGAATCCAAATATTTTCACAGCGCAAGACTTCTTACCAAGTCAAGTTACCGATCGTCCCTTAAACGAAATGCACCCCAGAGCAACGGAAAACCAAGGGGCAGAAACTAGGCCAACGCTCGCGGATTTAGTAGCAAGCACCTCCACAAATTCTGCTCCTGATGAGACTTCAGTTCCGAGGAATAGTACTGTGTTAGAACATGATTCCCCATTGCCTCAACCCACTCACAGCAGACACGCAAATATGCCTACTCCTCCTCCAGTCGTAGATGCAACTCAGCTAAACCATGAACCAGAAGAAACTGTTTCTTCTATGTCCGAATCTGGTGTGGATACTAGTGCTGCTCGACCCAACCACGAACTTGGTGAGCCTATTCCTTCTGGATCAAATGTTACTGCTTCGGATAAGACTCCAGTCAAAATATTTACACCCGAGATTATTAGACCTTTACCCAAAGCTTTACCACGAAAATGTACGCAGAACAGACGTAAAGTTAAGTCAGCTATATTAACGGACACGCCGGAAAAAGAAGCACTTGAAGCCATTGAAGCAAACAGGAAATTAAAGAACGTCAAGAAAcgagttttaaatgattcaaaGCAATTAAATATCACATCTAATAAAAAGAAAGCTACTAATCAAAATAAAAGGCCTacgaaaaacaaaaagaaacaaacaCGAAAATCTGACAGCGAaaacgatgatgatgattgtttgtGCCTATGCTGTTTAGagtcatataaaaatagtagaCCCAACGAGGAATGGGTGCAGTGTATGGAGTGCAAAGGTTGGGCTCATGCAGAATGCACAAaagtaaatctttattttgtTGATGTTTAA
- the LOC134747457 gene encoding uncharacterized protein LOC134747457, which yields MKCNHCSLDLASNETLKCSTCLHVLHYNCVGLSEVDFKKILPMNLKKWRCPSCKQPKKPTTPTTTEPKSPLNIIINERSEDNAANLPSIVSIDTEILLNRMNSQFQQLSMNMGDLKTSVNERLDQLSANINGWASKFQELEETVTNVRAEVAAVTEENTALRSQLNEIQHNFDEQEQKARQCNIEIQNLPAKSSENLIHVTLALGKVLNVSLTVESIKAVHRVAPNVQSDRPKSRRLRDDVIAAARARRGVTVGQLLGAAATLSGSEPADQQKADSRPIFINEHLTLKNKILYSKTRKAVAEKNYKFVWIKNAAILVRRDDSCAIIRIRKESDLIKL from the exons ATGAAGTGCAATCATTGCAGCCTTGATCTAGCATCAAATGAAACGCTTAAATGTAGTACATGTCTGCATGTGCTACACTACAACTGTGTTGGGCTCTCAGAAGTGGACTTCAAAAAAATCCTTCCGATGAACCTTAAAAAGTGGAGATGCCCTTCTTGTAAGCAACCAAAGAAACCGACCACACCAACGACCACCGAGCCTAAGTCACCgctgaatattattattaatgaaagGTCAGAAGATAACGCTGCTAACTTGCCGTCAATTGTCAGCATTGACAccgaaattttattaaatagaatgAACAGCCAGTTCCAGCAGTTGTCTATGAATATGGGGGACCTTAAGACGAGCGTCAACGAGAGACTAGATCAGTTGAGTGCTAATATCAATGGGTGGGCCAGTAAATTTCAAGAGTTGGAAGAGACCGTCACGAACGTTCGAGCCGAAGTTGCTGCCGTTACGGAGGAAAATACAGCCCTCCGTAGTCAGTTAAATGAGATCCAGCATAACTTCGACGAGCAGGAGCAAAAAGCCCGCCAGTGTAACATCGAGATACAAAATTTACCTGCTAAATCTTCTGAAAACCTAATCCACGTGACGCTGGCCCTGGGTAAAGTACTGAACGTTTCTTTAACGGTTGAATCTATAAAAGCAGTGCACAGAGTGGCTCCTAACGTTCAAAGTGATCGTCCGAAA TCTCGCCGACTCCGCGACGACGTGATCGCCGCCGCGCGCGCTCGCCGCGGTGTCACCGTCGGCCAGCTGCTTGGCGCCGCGGCGACCCTTAGCGGCAGTGAGCCGGCTGACCAACAGAAGGCGGATTCAAGACCTATTTTCATCAATGAACACCTGACgctgaaaaataaaattttatattctaaAACACGTAAGGCCGTTGCCGAGAAGAATTACAAGTTTGTCTGGATAAAAAACGCCGCTATTCTTGTCAGAAGAGACGACTCATGCGCTATAATACGTATACGGAAAGAAAGTGATTTGATTAAGTTATGA